A section of the Solitalea canadensis DSM 3403 genome encodes:
- a CDS encoding M14 family metallopeptidase, which yields MNRTLFSLFSLLFCAVFGQAQSIKSPDEFLGYPLGSRFTPQHKVISYFDYVSKASSSVKIQRYGETYEHRPLEVAIVASAENSSKLEDIRMNNLKLAGIQQGTASETQPIIVWLSYNVHGNEAVSTEASMRVLYELINPANKQTKEWLKNTIVIIDPCLNPDGHDRYVNFYTERVGKEANVNIATREHQEPWPGGRPNHYLFDLNRDWAWQTQQETQHRMALYNQWLPQIHVDFHEMGINEPYFFAPAAAPYHEALTTWQRDFQVMIGKNNAKYFDQNNWLYFTKEVFDLFYPSYGDTYPMFNGAIGMTYEQGGSGRAGLGVITREGDTLTLAKRIDHHFTTSLSTIEIASQNAGKAVKEFKNYFASAKSNPKGPYKSYVIKGDNFAKLQDFAKLLDRNGIEYGYGSAVKSASGLNYITGKTESFSIEKNDMVISSYQPKSVFLNVLFEPQPKLVDSITYDLTSWALPYSWGLHSYASSASLKPASKTYSKEEKMMIQVQPVAYLCEWNSSASAKFLSALLKNKVNVRFSETEFEVNDKMYTPGTLIITRSGNQGVGDQFDNIVKENAKNFGVELNMTLTAFVNKGPDLGSSSVHMIKAPKVAVLMGDDVSENAFGEVWHFFDQQLNYPIDVIDAGTFSRVKLSDYDVVILPNGSYSFLSVDKEFGKIKDWLNGGGRLIAMEYAVAQLAGKTGISLKTKTEAEETAKTEDVSVIKYQSRARGDLSETSIGSIYKIKLDNSHPLAFGYKDAYFSLRQDVNTYQFLPKGNWNVGVIGENGLVSGFVGYKAKSKLKNTLIFGVEESGRGQIVYLADNPLFRSFWESGKLLFSNAVFLVGQE from the coding sequence ATGAATAGAACGCTTTTTAGTTTATTTTCTTTGCTTTTTTGTGCTGTTTTTGGGCAAGCTCAGAGCATAAAATCGCCGGATGAATTTTTGGGGTATCCTTTGGGATCCCGATTTACTCCACAACATAAAGTAATATCTTATTTTGATTACGTTTCAAAAGCTTCTTCAAGTGTTAAAATTCAGCGTTATGGAGAAACTTATGAACACCGTCCTTTGGAAGTGGCAATTGTTGCATCCGCAGAAAACAGCTCGAAACTTGAGGATATCCGAATGAATAATCTCAAACTTGCCGGTATTCAACAAGGAACTGCTTCTGAAACGCAGCCTATCATTGTTTGGTTAAGCTATAACGTACACGGTAACGAAGCGGTTTCAACAGAGGCCTCAATGCGTGTGTTATATGAACTGATTAATCCGGCTAATAAGCAAACTAAAGAATGGCTCAAGAATACAATTGTAATTATAGACCCCTGTTTAAACCCTGATGGGCATGATCGCTATGTGAATTTTTATACAGAACGTGTGGGCAAAGAGGCGAATGTTAACATAGCTACCCGTGAACACCAGGAACCTTGGCCGGGAGGTCGCCCCAACCATTATTTGTTCGACCTAAATCGTGATTGGGCTTGGCAAACGCAACAGGAAACACAACATCGCATGGCATTGTACAATCAATGGTTGCCTCAAATTCATGTTGATTTTCATGAAATGGGAATTAATGAACCGTATTTCTTTGCACCTGCAGCAGCCCCTTATCATGAAGCCTTAACTACTTGGCAACGTGATTTTCAGGTAATGATTGGTAAGAATAATGCTAAGTATTTTGACCAGAATAATTGGTTGTACTTTACCAAAGAAGTGTTCGATTTGTTTTATCCAAGTTATGGAGATACCTATCCGATGTTCAATGGAGCAATTGGTATGACCTATGAGCAAGGTGGATCCGGGCGGGCAGGATTAGGTGTAATTACCCGTGAAGGTGATACGCTCACATTAGCAAAACGTATCGATCACCATTTTACTACCAGTTTATCAACAATTGAAATAGCATCACAAAATGCGGGTAAAGCAGTAAAAGAATTTAAAAACTACTTTGCTTCGGCGAAAAGCAATCCTAAAGGCCCGTATAAATCATACGTAATAAAGGGAGATAATTTTGCAAAACTTCAGGATTTTGCAAAACTGCTTGATCGTAATGGAATAGAATACGGATACGGCTCCGCTGTTAAATCGGCATCGGGTTTAAATTATATTACCGGCAAAACAGAATCATTTTCTATTGAGAAGAATGATATGGTAATAAGTAGTTATCAGCCTAAATCTGTTTTTCTGAATGTATTGTTCGAGCCTCAGCCTAAATTGGTTGATTCAATAACCTATGACCTTACCTCATGGGCCTTGCCTTATTCATGGGGGCTGCATAGTTATGCATCATCCGCGTCTTTAAAACCTGCAAGCAAAACTTACAGCAAGGAAGAAAAAATGATGATTCAGGTTCAGCCGGTTGCCTATTTATGCGAATGGAATAGTTCCGCATCTGCAAAATTTCTTTCAGCGTTGCTTAAGAACAAAGTGAATGTTCGTTTTTCGGAGACAGAGTTCGAGGTTAATGACAAAATGTATACTCCCGGTACATTAATTATTACACGTTCGGGAAATCAAGGTGTTGGTGATCAGTTTGACAATATTGTTAAAGAAAATGCAAAAAACTTTGGGGTGGAGTTGAACATGACATTAACAGCCTTTGTTAATAAAGGGCCCGATTTAGGATCTTCATCGGTACATATGATTAAAGCGCCAAAGGTTGCTGTATTGATGGGTGATGATGTTTCTGAAAATGCGTTTGGTGAAGTATGGCATTTCTTTGATCAGCAATTGAATTATCCCATTGATGTGATCGATGCCGGGACCTTTAGCCGTGTCAAACTTTCAGATTATGATGTAGTGATTTTGCCAAATGGCAGTTATTCGTTCCTTTCTGTGGATAAAGAGTTTGGAAAGATAAAAGACTGGTTAAATGGTGGCGGAAGATTAATCGCAATGGAATATGCTGTAGCGCAATTGGCAGGGAAGACGGGGATATCATTGAAAACAAAAACTGAGGCTGAAGAGACGGCCAAAACCGAAGATGTAAGTGTAATCAAATATCAATCTCGTGCTCGTGGGGATTTGTCAGAGACAAGCATTGGTAGTATTTATAAGATCAAATTAGATAATTCTCATCCTTTGGCTTTTGGGTATAAGGATGCTTATTTCTCATTGCGACAAGATGTAAACACCTATCAGTTTTTGCCAAAAGGAAACTGGAATGTAGGAGTTATTGGGGAGAATGGGTTAGTAAGTGGTTTCGTAGGTTATAAAGCCAAAAGCAAACTTAAAAATACGTTGATTTTTGGTGTAGAAGAGTCTGGCAGGGGACAGATTGTGTACTTGGCAGACAATCCTTTGTTCAGAAGTTTCTGGGAAAGTGGTAAACTATTATTTAGTAATGCCGTGTTTTTGGTAGGGCAAGAATAA
- a CDS encoding RagB/SusD family nutrient uptake outer membrane protein, translated as MILRYRKYLFAALIFTTMLSSCSDKLELDPYDNVDEEKAFKTEKDIKAALIGAYADLGSSNFYGGRTTLCTDLLGNDAHLRFSGTYSGYIELYNKAMTVTNDYATDIWLRAYRTINTTNNILAKLAIIADEDSRAEIEAGAKFIRGTVYFEMARMYGKAWNDGNPATNLGVPIVLEPTTIVSEKNYVKRSTVAQVYEQAIKDLIDAKEGLPSSKSSLATTYSAAAVLARIYLTQERWEEAAEEADYVIASDRFSLVKDYIDEFPVPDPAGPVANTSEDVFAAQITLQQGFNALNEVYGTSDFAGRGDITINEGFLSKYEEIDDRLKVFTISYDDDGFFDEAFCDKYNNQYGNVKTIRLAEMYLIRAEANFRNGTAIGATPLDDVNIIRERAKATPLMLVDLGVILNERVLELAFEGQSLFDLKRTKGSIGGGIQWNSPKLVFPIPQREMDANPALKGQQNEGYGN; from the coding sequence ATGATATTACGATATAGAAAATATTTGTTTGCAGCGCTGATCTTTACGACTATGTTGTCATCGTGTTCAGATAAGTTGGAGTTGGATCCATATGATAACGTAGATGAGGAAAAGGCCTTTAAAACAGAAAAGGATATTAAGGCGGCATTAATCGGAGCTTACGCAGATTTAGGAAGTAGCAACTTCTATGGCGGGCGAACTACTCTTTGTACAGATTTACTAGGAAACGATGCCCACCTCAGGTTTTCAGGAACTTATTCAGGTTATATCGAACTGTACAATAAAGCAATGACTGTAACTAATGATTATGCTACAGATATCTGGCTTCGTGCTTACAGAACTATCAATACTACTAATAATATATTGGCAAAATTGGCAATAATTGCTGATGAAGATTCGAGGGCTGAGATTGAAGCCGGTGCGAAATTTATACGTGGAACGGTATATTTTGAAATGGCTAGAATGTATGGTAAAGCATGGAATGATGGAAATCCTGCTACAAATTTGGGTGTTCCAATTGTGTTAGAGCCAACTACCATTGTATCGGAAAAAAACTATGTAAAAAGGAGTACTGTTGCTCAAGTATATGAACAGGCTATCAAAGATCTTATTGATGCCAAGGAAGGATTGCCATCAAGTAAAAGCTCTTTAGCGACCACTTATTCGGCAGCTGCAGTTTTAGCGAGAATTTACCTTACTCAAGAACGATGGGAAGAAGCCGCCGAAGAGGCTGATTATGTTATAGCGAGCGATAGGTTCTCTCTTGTAAAGGACTATATTGATGAATTCCCGGTGCCAGATCCAGCAGGCCCTGTGGCCAATACAAGTGAAGATGTATTTGCTGCACAGATAACATTGCAACAAGGATTTAACGCCTTGAATGAAGTGTATGGGACTTCTGATTTTGCGGGACGTGGTGATATAACCATTAATGAAGGTTTTCTTTCAAAATATGAAGAGATTGATGATCGCCTTAAAGTATTTACTATTTCCTATGATGATGATGGATTTTTTGATGAGGCTTTCTGTGACAAATACAACAATCAATATGGAAACGTAAAAACGATTAGATTAGCTGAAATGTATTTAATCAGAGCAGAGGCCAATTTCAGGAATGGTACAGCAATAGGAGCAACGCCTCTTGATGATGTAAATATTATTAGGGAGCGGGCAAAGGCAACACCATTAATGCTTGTTGACTTGGGTGTTATTCTAAATGAGCGTGTACTAGAACTTGCTTTTGAAGGACAATCATTATTTGATCTTAAAAGAACTAAAGGTTCTATAGGTGGTGGAATTCAGTGGAACTCTCCTAAACTTGTTTTCCCTATTCCGCAACGTGAGATGGATGCAAATCCTGCCTTAAAAGGTCAGCAAAACGAAGGTTACGGAAATTAA